One region of Bubalus bubalis isolate 160015118507 breed Murrah chromosome 15, NDDB_SH_1, whole genome shotgun sequence genomic DNA includes:
- the HGH1 gene encoding protein HGH1 homolog → MGEDGGDRGPSADGLAPVGSPMSETSPKAEAAKLLPFLALGERADLQAAAAQHVLALTGSGPGRTLLAGQAALLRALVELAVAPPPAPARDAARALVNLAADPGLHKPLLAAEPRLPVRLLGCALDPQWPWAEEAAAVLANLSREPVPCAALIEALAAAEPGESGLERLVRALCTPGYNARAPLHYLGPVLSNLSQRPATRAFLLDRNRCVVQRLLPLTQYPDSSVRRGGVVGTLRNCCFEHRHHEWLLGPEVDVLPFLLLPLAGPEDFSEEEMERLPVDLQYLPPDKQREPDADIRKMLIETIMLLTATAPGRKQVRDQGAYLILRELHSWEPEPDVRVTCEKLIQVLIGDEPERGLENLLEVQVPEEVERQLQQQDHQEREQCEREQQELELGPGPQAEGAAPT, encoded by the exons ATGGGGGAGGACGGGGGGGACAGGGGTCCGTCAGCCGATGGCCTAGCTCCCGTAGGGTCGCCGATGTCGGAGACCAGCCCGAAGGCGGAGGCGGCGAAGCTGCTGCCTTTCCTGGCGCTCGGGGAGCGGGCTGACCTACAGGCGGCGGCGGCGCAGCATGTGCTGGCTCTGACTGGCTCGGGGCCTGGCCGCACGCTGCTGGCCGGCCAGGCGGCACTGCTGCGGGCGCTGGTCGAGCTGGCGGtggcccctcctcctgccccagcccgAGACGCCGCTCGCGCGCTAGTCAACCTGGCTGCCGACCCCGGCCTGCACAAGCCGCTGCTGGCGGCCGAGCCCAGACTGCCTGTCCGCCTGCTGGGCTGCGCGTTGGACCCACAGTGGCCCTGGGCCGAGGAAGCGGCCGCCGTGCTGGCTAACCTCAGCCGCGAGCCGGTGCCGTGCGCTGCGCTGATAGAGGCTCTGGCGGCCGCAGAACCCGGGGAGTCGGGCCTGGAGCGGCTGGTGCGCGCGCTGTGCACTCCGGGCTACAACGCCCGCGCGCCCTTGCACTACTTGGGACCAGTGCTCTCCAACCTCAGCCAGCGTCCCGCGACCCGCGCTTTTCTGCTGGACCGCAACAG GTGCGTGGTCCAGCGGCTGCTGCCCCTTACCCAATACCCGGACTCCTCGGTGCGCAGGGGCGGGGTGGTGGGAACACTGCGAAATTGCTGCTTCGAGCACC GACATCATGAATGGTTGCTTGGGCCCGAGGTGGACGTTCTCCCCTTCTTGCTACTGCCCCTGGCTGGGCCTGAAGACTTCTCTGAGGAAGAGATGGAGC GGCTGCCTGTTGATCTGCAGTACCTGCCACCAGACAAGCAGCGAGAGCCTGACGCTGACATCCGCAAGATGCTAATTGAGACCATCATGCTG cTGACAGCCACGGCACCTGGTCGGAAGCAGGTGAGGGACCAGGGAGCCTACTTGATCTTGCGAGAGCTGCATAGCTGGGAGCCTGAGCCTGATGTGCGGGTGACTTGTGAGAAACTCATCCAG GTACTTATTGGGGACGAGCCAGAGCGCGGCCTGGAGAACCTGCTGGAGGTGCAGGTGCCTGAGGAGGTTGAgcggcagctgcagcagcaggatCACCAGGAGCGGGAGCAGTGTGAGCGGGAGCAGCAGGAGCTGGAGCTGGGCCCAGGGCCACAAGCAGAGGGAGCTGCACCCACGTGA